One window of the Paenibacillus beijingensis genome contains the following:
- the gltB gene encoding glutamate synthase large subunit has product MNKNILGLPPKQGLYDPQFEKDACGMGFVANIKGIKSHSIIRQALTVLENMEHRGGQGAEPNTGDGAGIMLQIPHAFFARELKKQEIELPEEGAYAVGMLFLPHDETVRRNQERILEDIIREEGQTLLGWRTVPTNDEKLGESAKKAMPYVRQVFVARSATLSEELAFERKLYVIRKRAELAIRYSGSEGGDMFYFPSFSSKKIVYKGMLTTEQVRSFYMELNDETMVTALALVHSRFSTNTFPSWERAHPYRYLIHNGEINTLRGNVNWMHARQALFASELFGEDLDKIKPIINPDGSDTAMFDNTLEFLYLSGRSLPHVMMMMVPEPWSNHETMSDEKKAFYEYHSTLMEPWDGPAAMAFTDGTQIGATLDRNGLRPARYYVTKDDVIILGSEAGTVPVAPENILYKDRLRPGRMLLVDTKAGRIVSDEEVKQAIVTEKPYRQWLDDNLIGLDDLPEEPHLPEPNHETVQQRQQAFGYTFEDLRKVLEPMAGSGVEPIGSMGYDAPLAVLSDRPQRLFNYFKQLFAQVTNPPIDAIREEIITATGTTLGAERNLLNPVPESARHIRLETPILSNEDFAKLRHVRRPGFKSITLPIFFPADQGEAGLRAAIKELCESADRVIAKGHNVLVLSDFGVDRENAAIPSLLAVSSLHHHLIRQGTRTKVSILLESGEPREVHHFALLLGYGVSAVNPYLAFETLDDMIGQGMLRGVTHEKAVKNFIKAATKGVTKILSKMGISTIQSYRGAQIFEAVGLQEELVDEYFTWTPSRIGGIGLDIIAQETLKHHNRAFSEQEGTEKELDSGGDYQWRKDGEDHLFSPQTIHTLQMASRANDYKLYKKFSSLVQGEDRKHLTLRSLLSFSKGRTPVPIEEVESVEEIFKRFKTGAMSFGSISKEAHESLAIAMNRIGGKSNTGEGGEDPARFTPDANGDSRRSAIKQVASGRFGVTSNYLVNADEIQIKMAQGAKPGEGGQLPGRKVYPWVAEVRGSTPGVGLISPPPHHDIYSIEDLAELIHDLKNANPRARINVKLVSEVGVGTIAAGVAKGRADVILVSGYDGGTGASPMASMRHAGMPWELGLAETHQTLMLNNLRDRVVVECDGKMMNGRDLAIATLLGAEEFGFSTAPLVVLGCVMMRVCQLDTCPVGVATQNPDLRKKFMGDPSHVVNYMRFVAMEMREIMAELGFRTINEMVGRSDVLETKELISHYKAKGVDLTALLHQPEVPQDAFRYCIQEQNHGLELSLDMQKLIPAAEAALESGEKVSGSFPICNTNRVVGTILGSEVTRRYGAAGLPEDTISFHFTGTAGQSFGAFVPNGITLSLEGDSNDYVGKGLSGGKIIVAPSPKATFVAEENVIIGNTAFYGATSGEAYVRGIAGERFAVRNSGVYVVVEGVGDHGCEYMTGGRVAVLGATGRNFAAGMSGGVAYVLDVNGDFHNQVNLEMVLVDRLEDEADIAELRSMVERHVEYTDSVVGKNVLNNWDSMLSRFVKVIPKDYKRMLEQIRKVEEEDGLRGEEALLAAFEANMRELARVGGN; this is encoded by the coding sequence ATGAATAAGAACATTTTGGGATTGCCGCCGAAACAAGGCCTCTACGACCCGCAGTTCGAGAAAGACGCTTGCGGGATGGGATTTGTGGCGAACATCAAAGGGATCAAATCGCACTCCATCATCCGTCAAGCGCTGACCGTGCTGGAGAACATGGAGCACCGCGGCGGACAGGGAGCCGAACCGAATACAGGCGACGGAGCGGGCATCATGCTGCAGATTCCGCACGCGTTCTTTGCGCGCGAGCTGAAGAAGCAGGAAATCGAGCTTCCGGAAGAGGGCGCTTACGCGGTCGGCATGCTGTTTCTGCCTCATGACGAGACGGTTCGCCGTAATCAGGAACGCATCCTGGAAGACATCATCCGTGAAGAAGGCCAGACGCTGCTCGGCTGGCGTACCGTACCGACGAACGATGAGAAGCTGGGCGAATCCGCGAAGAAAGCGATGCCTTATGTTCGTCAGGTGTTTGTGGCGCGCAGTGCGACACTCTCGGAGGAGTTGGCTTTCGAACGCAAGCTGTACGTGATCCGCAAGCGTGCGGAACTGGCAATTCGCTACTCGGGTTCCGAGGGCGGAGACATGTTTTATTTCCCTTCTTTCTCGAGCAAGAAGATTGTATACAAAGGCATGCTGACGACGGAGCAGGTGCGTTCGTTCTACATGGAGCTGAACGATGAGACGATGGTGACGGCGCTTGCGCTCGTTCACTCGCGCTTCAGCACGAACACGTTCCCAAGCTGGGAGCGCGCTCATCCGTACCGTTACCTGATTCATAACGGCGAGATCAACACGCTGCGCGGCAACGTGAACTGGATGCACGCCCGCCAGGCGCTGTTCGCATCGGAACTGTTCGGCGAAGATTTGGACAAAATCAAACCGATCATCAATCCGGACGGCTCGGATACGGCGATGTTCGACAATACGCTCGAGTTCTTGTACTTGTCCGGCCGTTCGCTGCCGCACGTCATGATGATGATGGTGCCGGAACCGTGGTCCAACCACGAGACCATGAGCGACGAGAAGAAGGCGTTCTACGAATACCACAGCACGCTGATGGAGCCGTGGGACGGGCCTGCTGCGATGGCGTTTACCGACGGCACGCAGATCGGCGCTACTCTTGACCGCAACGGTCTTCGTCCGGCACGTTATTACGTCACGAAGGACGACGTCATCATTCTCGGATCCGAAGCCGGAACGGTACCGGTTGCGCCGGAGAACATTTTGTACAAGGACCGTCTCCGTCCGGGACGGATGCTGCTCGTCGATACGAAAGCCGGCCGCATCGTCTCCGACGAAGAAGTGAAGCAGGCGATCGTAACCGAGAAGCCTTACCGCCAGTGGCTGGACGACAACCTGATCGGACTGGACGATCTGCCGGAAGAACCGCACCTGCCGGAACCGAATCACGAGACGGTGCAGCAGCGCCAGCAGGCATTCGGCTACACGTTCGAGGATTTGCGCAAAGTGCTCGAGCCGATGGCAGGCAGCGGCGTGGAGCCGATCGGTTCTATGGGCTACGACGCCCCGCTCGCCGTATTGTCGGATCGTCCGCAGCGGCTGTTCAACTACTTCAAGCAGCTGTTCGCGCAAGTAACGAACCCGCCGATCGATGCCATCCGCGAGGAAATTATTACCGCGACCGGCACGACGCTCGGAGCAGAGCGCAACCTGCTTAATCCGGTGCCGGAGAGTGCACGTCACATCCGTCTGGAGACGCCGATTCTGTCGAACGAAGATTTCGCGAAGCTGCGTCACGTGCGCCGTCCGGGCTTCAAGTCCATTACGCTTCCGATCTTCTTCCCGGCCGACCAGGGAGAAGCGGGTCTGCGCGCGGCGATCAAGGAACTGTGTGAATCGGCCGACCGTGTGATCGCTAAAGGGCATAACGTGCTTGTTCTGTCCGACTTCGGCGTCGACCGCGAGAATGCGGCCATTCCGTCGCTGCTCGCCGTTTCGTCGCTGCATCACCACTTGATCCGTCAAGGCACGCGGACGAAAGTGAGCATTTTGCTCGAATCCGGCGAGCCGCGCGAGGTGCATCACTTTGCGCTGCTGCTCGGCTACGGCGTAAGCGCGGTCAATCCGTATCTGGCGTTCGAGACGCTCGACGATATGATCGGCCAAGGCATGCTGCGCGGCGTGACGCACGAGAAAGCCGTGAAGAACTTTATTAAAGCCGCCACCAAAGGCGTTACGAAAATTTTGTCCAAAATGGGCATTTCCACGATCCAGTCTTACCGCGGCGCGCAAATTTTCGAAGCGGTCGGCTTGCAGGAGGAGCTCGTCGACGAGTACTTCACCTGGACGCCTTCCCGCATCGGCGGCATCGGTCTGGATATTATTGCCCAAGAGACGTTGAAACATCACAACCGCGCATTTTCCGAGCAGGAAGGCACGGAGAAAGAGCTCGATTCCGGCGGCGACTATCAATGGCGCAAGGACGGAGAAGACCATCTGTTCAGCCCGCAGACGATTCATACGCTGCAGATGGCGTCGCGCGCGAACGACTACAAGCTGTACAAGAAGTTTTCGTCGCTTGTGCAGGGCGAAGACCGCAAGCATTTGACGCTGCGTTCGCTGCTTAGCTTCAGCAAGGGCCGCACGCCGGTTCCGATCGAGGAAGTGGAATCGGTTGAAGAAATCTTCAAGCGCTTCAAGACCGGAGCGATGTCGTTCGGCTCCATCAGCAAGGAAGCGCACGAGAGCCTGGCCATTGCGATGAACCGCATCGGCGGCAAGTCCAATACGGGCGAAGGCGGGGAGGATCCGGCGCGTTTCACTCCGGATGCCAACGGCGATTCCCGCCGCAGCGCGATCAAGCAGGTCGCTTCGGGCCGTTTCGGCGTTACGAGCAACTATCTCGTGAATGCCGACGAGATCCAGATCAAGATGGCACAAGGCGCGAAGCCGGGCGAAGGCGGACAGCTTCCGGGCCGCAAAGTGTATCCGTGGGTTGCGGAAGTGCGCGGATCAACGCCGGGCGTAGGCCTGATCTCGCCGCCGCCGCACCATGACATCTATTCGATCGAGGACCTCGCGGAGTTGATCCACGATCTGAAGAACGCCAACCCGCGCGCCCGCATCAACGTGAAGCTCGTATCCGAAGTCGGTGTCGGCACGATCGCCGCAGGCGTTGCCAAAGGCCGCGCCGACGTCATTCTCGTCAGCGGCTACGACGGCGGCACGGGCGCGTCCCCGATGGCATCGATGCGCCATGCGGGAATGCCTTGGGAGCTCGGCCTTGCCGAGACGCACCAGACGCTCATGCTGAACAACCTGCGCGACCGCGTCGTCGTGGAGTGCGACGGCAAGATGATGAACGGCCGCGACCTGGCGATTGCAACGCTGCTCGGCGCCGAGGAGTTCGGATTTTCGACCGCTCCGCTTGTCGTGCTTGGCTGCGTGATGATGCGCGTTTGTCAGCTGGACACCTGTCCGGTCGGCGTCGCGACGCAAAATCCGGATCTGCGCAAGAAGTTCATGGGCGATCCGAGCCACGTTGTAAACTATATGCGCTTTGTGGCAATGGAAATGCGTGAAATTATGGCGGAACTCGGCTTCCGCACGATCAACGAAATGGTCGGCCGCTCCGACGTTCTGGAGACGAAGGAACTGATCAGCCATTACAAAGCGAAAGGCGTCGATCTGACGGCTCTGCTGCATCAGCCGGAAGTGCCTCAGGACGCTTTCCGTTACTGTATCCAGGAGCAGAACCACGGCCTTGAGCTGTCGCTCGATATGCAGAAGCTGATTCCGGCCGCAGAAGCTGCGCTGGAGAGCGGGGAGAAAGTAAGCGGATCGTTCCCGATCTGCAACACGAACCGCGTTGTGGGCACGATTCTGGGCAGCGAAGTGACGCGTCGTTACGGAGCGGCGGGACTGCCGGAAGATACGATCTCGTTCCATTTCACCGGAACGGCAGGCCAAAGCTTCGGCGCATTCGTACCGAATGGCATTACGCTGTCGCTGGAAGGCGACTCCAATGACTATGTCGGCAAAGGCTTATCCGGCGGCAAAATCATTGTCGCTCCGTCCCCGAAAGCAACCTTTGTTGCGGAAGAGAATGTCATTATCGGCAACACGGCATTCTACGGCGCGACGAGCGGCGAGGCGTATGTCCGCGGCATCGCCGGCGAACGCTTCGCGGTCCGCAACAGCGGCGTGTATGTCGTCGTCGAAGGCGTGGGCGACCACGGCTGCGAATATATGACCGGCGGACGCGTCGCCGTCCTCGGCGCTACGGGACGCAACTTCGCGGCCGGTATGTCCGGCGGCGTGGCGTATGTGCTGGATGTGAATGGCGACTTCCACAACCAGGTCAATCTGGAGATGGTTCTGGTGGATCGTCTGGAAGACGAAGCCGACATTGCAGAGCTCCGCTCGATGGTGGAGCGCCACGTGGAATACACGGACAGCGTCGTCGGCAAGAACGTGCTGAACAACTGGGACAGCATGCTCAGCCGCTTCGTGAAAGTCATCCCGAAAGATTACAAACGGATGCTGGAACAAATCCGCAAGGTAGAAGAAGAAGACGGCCTCCGCGGCGAAGAAGCGCTGCTGGCTGCATTTGAAGCCAACATGCGTGAACTGGCGCGCGTAGGCGGGAATTAA
- the kapB gene encoding sporulation phosphorelay system protein KapB, translating to MGFAQEMPQVGDIVKFSYKSGTYVGEVAETGSPRAVVKVLAVLKHPDQGDLHNPYNPDVPMFHERRALSHTEKALVPLRDIEPYRGGEVPDYRASLLRALESELEALDRLRRWTERASSQLEGLKRDYNL from the coding sequence ATGGGTTTCGCCCAAGAAATGCCGCAAGTCGGCGATATTGTTAAGTTTTCGTATAAGTCCGGGACGTATGTCGGCGAGGTGGCGGAAACGGGCAGTCCGCGCGCCGTCGTGAAGGTGCTGGCGGTGCTGAAGCACCCCGACCAGGGCGACCTGCACAATCCGTACAATCCGGATGTGCCGATGTTCCATGAGCGCCGGGCGCTCAGCCATACGGAGAAGGCACTTGTGCCTCTGCGCGATATCGAGCCGTACCGCGGCGGCGAAGTGCCGGATTACCGCGCGTCGCTGCTCCGCGCACTGGAATCGGAGCTTGAAGCGCTGGACAGGCTGCGCCGCTGGACGGAGCGAGCGTCCTCCCAGCTGGAAGGGCTGAAGCGGGACTATAATCTGTAA
- a CDS encoding UDP-N-acetylglucosamine--LPS N-acetylglucosamine transferase yields the protein MRKKRVLLLSEGFGSGHTQAAYALAVGLKQLSPSIQTRVIELGKFLNPVLGPWIVSAYRKTVTKQPKLVGMMYRTNYNKSLNRFTQLALHRIFYTQTSQVISQLKPDLIVCTHPGPNAVVARLKRLGLDVPLYTLITDYDAHGTWTNPEVNKYLVSTPIVKRKLMERGIAAGRIEVTGIPVHPNFWHTFDKEDVQRQFNLKPMPTVMVMGGGWGLMEEDELVDHMTTWRDKVQLIFCVGSNEKAREQLLANPMYQHPNIRVLGFTREVNKLMDASDLLVTKPGGMTCTEGMSKGIPMLFYKPIPGQEEENCEYFVRSGFGELLQSKETIDKWFSLIGEPYASGQFRRTLLTKRNQQYNPTKCPSAVLQLMQ from the coding sequence ATGCGTAAAAAAAGAGTGCTTTTGCTCTCCGAAGGGTTCGGATCGGGACATACTCAGGCCGCCTATGCTCTTGCTGTCGGGCTCAAGCAGTTGTCGCCGAGTATTCAAACCCGTGTCATAGAACTGGGTAAATTTTTAAACCCGGTCCTGGGACCTTGGATCGTTTCCGCCTACCGCAAAACCGTCACGAAACAGCCCAAGCTGGTCGGCATGATGTATCGTACGAATTACAATAAATCTCTTAACCGGTTTACGCAGCTTGCGCTCCACCGTATATTTTATACCCAAACGTCTCAAGTTATTTCGCAGCTTAAGCCGGATTTGATCGTGTGCACCCATCCCGGTCCCAATGCGGTCGTCGCCCGCCTGAAGCGGCTCGGGCTGGATGTCCCACTTTATACCCTGATTACGGATTATGACGCACACGGAACATGGACGAATCCGGAGGTGAACAAATATCTCGTCTCGACGCCGATCGTCAAGCGCAAGCTGATGGAGCGCGGCATCGCCGCCGGACGGATCGAGGTGACGGGCATTCCCGTTCATCCGAACTTCTGGCACACCTTCGACAAAGAAGACGTTCAGCGCCAGTTCAACCTGAAGCCGATGCCTACCGTGATGGTGATGGGCGGCGGCTGGGGGCTGATGGAGGAAGACGAACTGGTCGATCATATGACGACGTGGCGGGATAAAGTGCAGCTGATCTTCTGCGTTGGCTCGAACGAGAAAGCGCGGGAGCAGCTGCTCGCCAATCCGATGTACCAGCACCCGAACATCCGGGTTCTCGGCTTCACGCGCGAAGTGAACAAGCTGATGGACGCTTCCGATCTGCTCGTCACCAAGCCGGGCGGCATGACCTGCACCGAAGGGATGAGCAAAGGCATTCCGATGCTGTTCTACAAGCCGATCCCGGGTCAGGAGGAAGAAAACTGCGAGTATTTCGTCCGCAGCGGCTTCGGGGAATTGCTGCAGTCGAAGGAGACGATCGACAAATGGTTCAGCCTGATCGGCGAGCCGTACGCCTCCGGGCAGTTCCGCCGCACCCTGCTTACGAAACGCAATCAACAATACAATCCCACCAAGTGTCCGAGCGCCGTCCTGCAGCTGATGCAGTGA
- a CDS encoding NAD-dependent malic enzyme, with translation MKDQALDGKTVIIRLELEASKAHFSKVVSAIEEAGGDTIAIDVIQTNRESTIRDLTVKVTEAVNIGRISKALEALPGVRIVNTSDRTFLLHLGGKITVQPKTPIQNRDDLSRVYTPEVARVCTAIHEDPSKAFSLTIKRNTVAVVSDGSAVLGLGNIGPQAAMPVMEGKAMLFKQFADVDAFPICLDTQDTEAIISICKAIAPAFGGINLEDISSPRCFEIEQRLREELDIPVFHDDQHGTAVVLYAGLLNALRLTGKRLTDARIVVCGIGAAGTACTKMLLAGGARHVLGVDREGILTADKEYEHPMWNWYARSTNPERLGGGLAEALKGADVFIGLSAGGILKRGHIQSMNADPIVFAMANPEPEIRPEEAEDLVAVFATGRSDYPNQINNVLCFPGIFRGALDCRATTINEAMKLAAAEAIASTVGEDELSRMYIIPSVFNQRVVEEVRRRVVQAARESGVARRNTR, from the coding sequence ATGAAAGATCAGGCACTGGACGGCAAAACGGTCATTATCCGGCTCGAGCTGGAAGCAAGCAAGGCGCACTTCAGCAAGGTCGTCTCCGCGATCGAGGAAGCGGGCGGCGATACGATCGCCATCGACGTCATTCAGACGAATCGGGAAAGCACCATCCGCGATCTGACGGTAAAAGTGACCGAAGCGGTCAATATCGGCCGCATATCCAAAGCATTGGAAGCGCTACCGGGCGTCCGCATCGTGAATACATCCGACCGCACCTTCCTGCTCCACTTGGGCGGCAAAATAACGGTGCAGCCGAAAACGCCGATCCAGAACCGGGACGACCTCTCCCGCGTGTACACGCCGGAAGTGGCGCGCGTCTGCACGGCCATTCACGAAGACCCTTCCAAAGCGTTCTCGCTGACAATCAAGCGCAACACGGTGGCGGTCGTCTCCGACGGCAGCGCCGTGCTTGGCCTCGGCAACATCGGTCCCCAGGCCGCAATGCCGGTCATGGAGGGCAAGGCGATGCTGTTCAAGCAGTTCGCCGACGTCGACGCCTTCCCGATCTGCCTGGACACCCAGGATACGGAAGCGATTATATCCATCTGCAAGGCGATCGCTCCCGCGTTCGGCGGCATCAATCTGGAGGACATCTCCTCCCCGCGCTGCTTCGAAATTGAACAACGGCTCCGCGAGGAACTGGATATTCCGGTATTTCACGACGACCAGCACGGAACAGCCGTCGTGCTGTATGCAGGGCTGCTCAATGCGCTGCGGCTAACCGGCAAACGGCTTACTGACGCGCGCATCGTCGTCTGCGGCATCGGAGCGGCCGGAACGGCCTGCACGAAGATGCTGCTCGCCGGAGGCGCGCGGCACGTGCTCGGCGTGGACCGTGAGGGCATTCTGACCGCGGACAAGGAGTACGAGCATCCGATGTGGAACTGGTATGCCCGCAGCACGAACCCGGAGCGCTTAGGCGGCGGCTTGGCCGAGGCGCTGAAAGGTGCGGACGTATTCATCGGCCTGTCGGCCGGCGGCATTTTGAAGCGCGGGCATATCCAGTCGATGAACGCCGATCCCATCGTGTTTGCGATGGCTAATCCGGAACCGGAAATCCGGCCGGAGGAAGCCGAGGACCTTGTCGCCGTCTTCGCCACGGGGCGTTCGGATTATCCGAACCAGATCAACAATGTGCTGTGCTTCCCCGGCATTTTTCGGGGGGCGCTGGACTGCCGCGCGACGACAATCAACGAAGCGATGAAGCTGGCGGCGGCCGAGGCGATCGCCTCCACCGTCGGCGAAGACGAGCTGAGCCGGATGTACATCATTCCGAGCGTATTCAACCAGCGCGTCGTCGAGGAAGTGCGGCGCCGCGTTGTGCAGGCGGCACGGGAGAGCGGCGTCGCGCGGCGGAACACTCGGTGA
- a CDS encoding ROK family protein, which produces MIREIGAFHAYFVEFNAGYNAGCGVLQDRPEIVDFGLIFFGDKNSNRRECPFMSKFLIGIDLGGTNIKTAIFDTEFKTILERSDPTEAEAGPAHVLTKIKNIIKEMLFQLEINQTDMIGMGMGIPGLLDPDQGLSIFSPNFPGWENIHVVHEMKSEFTFPVFIDNDVRANLYGEWLFGAGAGHRNIVLITLGTGLGSGIVMDGKVLYGQTASAGEIGHMNMYREGRPCRCGSSGCLGRYVSAVGMVRTFVEQLELGKASIVQQWVGGESAKITAQMISEAYDLGDELSIAVMHETGKTLGFGLSNVINLFNPELIIIGGGMSAAGDRLLNTVRDTIKAHSLKLSSQVCKVVQASMGARAGMVGAAAYAKQKLERSRKPYML; this is translated from the coding sequence ATGATTCGCGAAATTGGGGCGTTTCACGCCTATTTCGTGGAATTTAACGCGGGCTATAACGCGGGGTGCGGGGTATTACAGGATCGGCCCGAAATTGTTGATTTCGGGCTGATCTTTTTCGGAGATAAAAACTCTAATAGAAGAGAGTGTCCATTTATGAGCAAGTTTCTCATTGGTATAGACCTCGGCGGAACAAACATCAAAACGGCCATTTTTGACACAGAGTTTAAAACCATTCTTGAAAGAAGCGATCCTACAGAAGCGGAAGCCGGTCCGGCTCATGTCTTGACCAAAATCAAAAATATTATAAAAGAAATGTTATTCCAGTTAGAGATCAATCAAACCGATATGATCGGTATGGGAATGGGAATACCCGGCCTGCTCGATCCTGATCAAGGACTCTCTATTTTTTCTCCAAACTTTCCCGGGTGGGAAAACATACATGTCGTTCATGAAATGAAAAGTGAATTTACTTTTCCCGTATTTATAGATAATGATGTCCGAGCGAATCTATACGGTGAATGGTTGTTTGGTGCCGGTGCAGGTCATCGAAACATTGTTTTAATCACGCTGGGTACCGGATTAGGATCGGGGATCGTGATGGATGGCAAGGTTCTTTACGGCCAAACCGCGAGTGCCGGTGAAATTGGTCATATGAACATGTACCGGGAAGGGCGTCCTTGCCGTTGCGGTAGCTCGGGTTGTCTTGGAAGATACGTCTCCGCGGTAGGCATGGTAAGAACATTTGTCGAACAACTTGAATTAGGCAAAGCAAGCATCGTTCAACAGTGGGTTGGCGGCGAGAGTGCTAAAATAACGGCCCAAATGATTTCGGAAGCATATGACCTTGGAGATGAATTATCCATTGCAGTCATGCATGAAACCGGAAAAACACTTGGATTTGGTCTGTCCAATGTAATCAACCTGTTTAATCCGGAACTTATTATCATAGGCGGCGGAATGTCGGCTGCAGGAGATCGCTTGCTAAACACCGTCCGTGACACGATTAAAGCTCATAGCTTGAAGCTGTCCTCTCAAGTTTGCAAGGTTGTGCAAGCGTCAATGGGCGCCCGGGCGGGAATGGTCGGTGCCGCCGCATACGCAAAACAGAAGTTGGAAAGAAGCCGGAAACCATACATGCTCTAA
- a CDS encoding ACT domain-containing protein: MNLSILDTSFSVIKLPQTEGVPSWAIKGEFFSITHTNEELSIVCPSSNVPDNIQKDVEHDWKCIKVDGMLDFQLTGILSSLASPLTDNKISIFAISTFNTDYLLVKRHSIEKAKSVLENAGHLFIN; encoded by the coding sequence ATGAATTTATCCATACTGGACACTTCATTTTCTGTTATAAAATTGCCTCAAACAGAAGGAGTACCTTCTTGGGCAATCAAAGGAGAATTTTTCTCTATCACACATACAAATGAAGAACTTTCAATTGTTTGTCCTTCGTCCAATGTTCCCGATAATATTCAAAAAGACGTCGAGCATGATTGGAAGTGTATTAAAGTAGATGGAATGTTGGATTTCCAACTAACAGGCATATTATCGTCTTTAGCCAGTCCACTCACCGATAATAAAATAAGCATTTTTGCTATTTCAACTTTTAATACCGATTATTTATTGGTTAAACGGCATTCCATCGAAAAAGCAAAATCAGTACTGGAAAATGCCGGTCATTTATTTATCAACTAA
- a CDS encoding GNAT family N-acetyltransferase: MEQITLHQSQNSDVETIADLRAIVLRDDLTRLGRFNEVKVRQRFRDAFTPVHTWIIKADSSFIGCIAFKPILDGYLLEHFYIHPDYQGKGIGSQVLEYLLKQDYVIGKRVTLNVLQGSPAQRLYERFGFKVDSEDLIDIYMSMVVELNTNNEIE; encoded by the coding sequence ATGGAACAGATTACTCTTCACCAATCCCAAAATTCCGATGTTGAGACAATTGCTGATTTACGGGCAATTGTACTACGTGATGATTTGACTAGATTAGGAAGATTTAATGAAGTTAAGGTTCGCCAACGCTTTCGTGATGCATTTACCCCAGTTCATACATGGATCATTAAAGCGGATTCTTCCTTTATTGGATGCATAGCTTTTAAACCGATACTAGATGGGTACCTGTTGGAGCATTTTTATATTCATCCCGATTACCAAGGTAAAGGCATTGGTAGTCAGGTATTAGAGTATCTTCTTAAACAAGATTATGTAATAGGAAAACGGGTAACATTAAATGTTCTGCAAGGAAGCCCTGCTCAACGTCTTTATGAACGGTTTGGTTTTAAAGTGGATAGTGAGGATCTCATAGACATTTACATGTCTATGGTAGTAGAGTTGAATACCAATAATGAAATTGAGTAG